A stretch of the Narcine bancroftii isolate sNarBan1 chromosome 14, sNarBan1.hap1, whole genome shotgun sequence genome encodes the following:
- the snapc5 gene encoding snRNA-activating protein complex subunit 5, whose amino-acid sequence MLSRLQELKKEEEALLKIKTTLQDQLNRLKVEELALRSMIMTKEGDPVGNGEAGQVPESVEVDNERTINQTTLQLGTSQFVTRVRQDEEEEEEEEEEEYS is encoded by the exons ATGTTGAGTCGGCTGCAGGAGCTGAAAAAGGAAGAGGAAGCTCTACTGAAAATCAAAACCACGTTACAAGATCAATTAAACCGACTCAAG GTAGAAGAGTTGGCCTTGCGATCCATGATCATGACCAAAGAAGGTGACCCCGTTGGCAATGGCGAGGCTGGTCAGGTCCCTGAATCTGTGGAG GTAGACAATGAACGTACCATCAATCAAACCACACTTCAGTTGGGCACTTCCCAGTTTGTTACTCGTGTGAGacaggatgaggaggaggaggaggaggaggaggaagaagaatatAGTTAA